In Malania oleifera isolate guangnan ecotype guangnan chromosome 8, ASM2987363v1, whole genome shotgun sequence, a single window of DNA contains:
- the LOC131162513 gene encoding cytochrome P450 CYP82D47-like isoform X1 → MEFFLLPFPSASYTASVFAVLLFLYSLLWISTGFRKKYVGQKIGAPKAAGAWPVIGHLHLLGGSQLPHRKLGNMADMHGPIFTIKLGMHRALVVSNPAMARECLTTHDKVFANRPRAVAVEHMGYNYAMFGFAPYGPYWRHVRKIAMIHLLSSHRLETLKHVPESQVKAAVNDLYRRWSGASGSGGGGSNAVLVEMSKWFGDINLKVILRMVIGDRCLEDGGAVDDRFRRALKEFFRLMGSFVVGDAIPFLRWVDVGGYEREMKRTAVELDRVTEEWLEEHKRKRTVSAEDGGDFMGVMLSVLERDEALSRLSDYDVDTINKSTCLDIILGATDTTSVTLTWALSLLLNNPCVLKKAQEELDSQIGRERQVKETDIKHLVYLQAIIKETLRLYTVVPLSAPHQSTEDCTVGGFHVPAGTRLVVNLWRIHRDPQVWSDPNEFRPERFLTTHKDADVRGQHFEFIPFGSGRRMCPGVSLALQNLHFTLANLLHGFEVATPSNEPVDMGECFGLTMTKAMPLEVLINPRLPSHLYM, encoded by the exons ATGGAGTTTTTCCTTCTCCCTTTCCCCTCCGCCAGCTACACTGCTTCCGTCTTCGCTGTTCTTCTCTTCCTTTATTCCCTGTTATGGATTTCTACAGGTTTCCGAAAGAAGTACGTCGGCCAAAAAATAGGAGCCCCCAAAGCCGCCGGCGCGTGGCCGGTGATCGGCCACCTCCATCTCCTCGGAGGATCCCAACTCCCCCACAGGAAGCTGGGGAACATGGCCGACATGCACGGCCCAATCTTCACCATAAAGCTGGGCATGCACCGGGCCCTGGTCGTAAGCAATCCGGCGATGGCTCGGGAGTGTCTGACCACTCACGACAAAGTCTTCGCCAACCGCCCCAGAGCAGTGGCCGTGGAGCACATGGGCTACAACTACGCCATGTTCGGGTTCGCTCCTTACGGCCCTTACTGGCGCCACGTGCGCAAGATAGCCATGATCCATCTCCTCTCCAGCCACCGCCTCGAGACCCTCAAGCACGTCCCTGAATCCCAAGTGAAGGCGGCCGTAAACGACCTCTATCGGAGATGGTCCGGAGCCAGTGGCAGCGGAGGCGGTGGTTCAAATGCGGTCCTGGTGGAGATGAGCAAGTGGTTTGGGGATATAAATCTGAAGGTGATTCTTAGGATGGTGATAGGAGACCGATGTTTGGAAGATGGCGGCGCCGTCGACGATCGGTTTCGGAGGGCGTTGAAGGAGTTTTTCCGGCTGATGGGGTCGTTCGTGGTGGGAGATGCTATTCCGTTTCTGAGGTGGGTGGATGTGGGGGGATACGAGAGGGAAATGAAAAGAACCGCGGTGGAGTTGGATCGTGTGACGGAGGAGTGGTTGGAGGAGCACAAGCGGAAGAGGACGGTTTCGGCGGAAGACGGCGGCGACTTTATGGGCGTTATGCTGTCCGTACTCGAGCGCGACGAAGCTCTTTCTAGGCTTTCCGATTACGATGTCGACACTATCAACAAATCTACATGCCTG GACATAATTTTGGGTGCTACAGATACCACCTCAGTGACCCTAACATGGGCTCTCTCCTTGCTCCTAAACAACCCCTGCGTTCTCAAAAAAGCTCAGGAAGAATTGGACTCCCAAATTGGCAGAGAAAGGCAGGTGAAGGAGACAGATATCAAACACTTGGTGTACCTCCAAGCCATCATCAAGGAAACCCTGCGACTGTACACTGTGGTCCCTCTCTCTGCCCCCCACCAATCAACAGAGGACTGCACCGTCGGCGGCTTCCATGTCCCCGCCGGCACACGACTGGTGGTGAACCTGTGGAGGATTCACCGAGATCCACAGGTCTGGTCCGATCCGAACGAGTTTCGACCGGAGAGGTTCTTGACGACCCACAAGGATGCGGATGTAAGGGGGCAGCATTTTGAGTTTATCCCGTTTGGCAGCGGCAGAAGAATGTGCCCTGGAGTCTCTCTTGCGCTTCAGAATCTGCATTTTACGCTGGCCAATTTGCTGCATGGGTTTGAGGTTGCAACTCCAAGTAACGAACCGGTTGACATGGGCGAGTGCTTTGGGCTAACCATGACCAAGGCCATGCCCCTTGAAGTTCTCATCAATCCGCGTCTGCCTTCTCACCTTTATATGTAA
- the LOC131162513 gene encoding cytochrome P450 CYP82D47-like isoform X2, which produces MEFFLLPFPSASYTASVFAVLLFLYSLLWISTGFRKKYVGQKIGAPKAAGAWPVIGHLHLLGGSQLPHRKLGNMADMHGPIFTIKLGMHRALVVSNPAMARECLTTHDKVFANRPRAVAVEHMGYNYAMFGFAPYGPYWRHVRKIAMIHLLSSHRLETLKHVPESQVKAAVNDLYRRWSGASGSGGGGSNAVLVEMSKWFGDINLKVILRMVIGDRCLEDGGAVDDRFRRALKEFFRLMGSFVVGDAIPFLRWVDVGGYEREMKRTAVELDRVTEEWLEEHKRKRTVSAEDGGDFMGVMLSVLERDEALSRLSDYDVDTINKSTCLEELDSQIGRERQVKETDIKHLVYLQAIIKETLRLYTVVPLSAPHQSTEDCTVGGFHVPAGTRLVVNLWRIHRDPQVWSDPNEFRPERFLTTHKDADVRGQHFEFIPFGSGRRMCPGVSLALQNLHFTLANLLHGFEVATPSNEPVDMGECFGLTMTKAMPLEVLINPRLPSHLYM; this is translated from the exons ATGGAGTTTTTCCTTCTCCCTTTCCCCTCCGCCAGCTACACTGCTTCCGTCTTCGCTGTTCTTCTCTTCCTTTATTCCCTGTTATGGATTTCTACAGGTTTCCGAAAGAAGTACGTCGGCCAAAAAATAGGAGCCCCCAAAGCCGCCGGCGCGTGGCCGGTGATCGGCCACCTCCATCTCCTCGGAGGATCCCAACTCCCCCACAGGAAGCTGGGGAACATGGCCGACATGCACGGCCCAATCTTCACCATAAAGCTGGGCATGCACCGGGCCCTGGTCGTAAGCAATCCGGCGATGGCTCGGGAGTGTCTGACCACTCACGACAAAGTCTTCGCCAACCGCCCCAGAGCAGTGGCCGTGGAGCACATGGGCTACAACTACGCCATGTTCGGGTTCGCTCCTTACGGCCCTTACTGGCGCCACGTGCGCAAGATAGCCATGATCCATCTCCTCTCCAGCCACCGCCTCGAGACCCTCAAGCACGTCCCTGAATCCCAAGTGAAGGCGGCCGTAAACGACCTCTATCGGAGATGGTCCGGAGCCAGTGGCAGCGGAGGCGGTGGTTCAAATGCGGTCCTGGTGGAGATGAGCAAGTGGTTTGGGGATATAAATCTGAAGGTGATTCTTAGGATGGTGATAGGAGACCGATGTTTGGAAGATGGCGGCGCCGTCGACGATCGGTTTCGGAGGGCGTTGAAGGAGTTTTTCCGGCTGATGGGGTCGTTCGTGGTGGGAGATGCTATTCCGTTTCTGAGGTGGGTGGATGTGGGGGGATACGAGAGGGAAATGAAAAGAACCGCGGTGGAGTTGGATCGTGTGACGGAGGAGTGGTTGGAGGAGCACAAGCGGAAGAGGACGGTTTCGGCGGAAGACGGCGGCGACTTTATGGGCGTTATGCTGTCCGTACTCGAGCGCGACGAAGCTCTTTCTAGGCTTTCCGATTACGATGTCGACACTATCAACAAATCTACATGCCTG GAAGAATTGGACTCCCAAATTGGCAGAGAAAGGCAGGTGAAGGAGACAGATATCAAACACTTGGTGTACCTCCAAGCCATCATCAAGGAAACCCTGCGACTGTACACTGTGGTCCCTCTCTCTGCCCCCCACCAATCAACAGAGGACTGCACCGTCGGCGGCTTCCATGTCCCCGCCGGCACACGACTGGTGGTGAACCTGTGGAGGATTCACCGAGATCCACAGGTCTGGTCCGATCCGAACGAGTTTCGACCGGAGAGGTTCTTGACGACCCACAAGGATGCGGATGTAAGGGGGCAGCATTTTGAGTTTATCCCGTTTGGCAGCGGCAGAAGAATGTGCCCTGGAGTCTCTCTTGCGCTTCAGAATCTGCATTTTACGCTGGCCAATTTGCTGCATGGGTTTGAGGTTGCAACTCCAAGTAACGAACCGGTTGACATGGGCGAGTGCTTTGGGCTAACCATGACCAAGGCCATGCCCCTTGAAGTTCTCATCAATCCGCGTCTGCCTTCTCACCTTTATATGTAA